The Bacteroidales bacterium genome has a window encoding:
- a CDS encoding gliding motility-associated C-terminal domain-containing protein, giving the protein MRITAFAILLFFSLTVSAQDDCDYIPPRQANTWYFYLNAGIEFNTTPVPLGNNTLLSDGFTKTAVSVLCDESGDLLLFSDGERVWNSNFQELTYSYVSKLSGSNDCSQSSLFIPNPDPTNPYCYLFTVDVLDPFPQPWASDGLRYSIINIQTGHAQFPNIQLKPKAAEKLTGVRHGNGMDYWAIAHGYDVSGGESDVFYSYLITEEGVTENPVTSKEGLAHDGIPGDQNSVGYMKAAPDGSKLAVAIFGKDVVELFDFDNQTGRVGEDFRFTSDKVDDAFCLEFSPDGSKLYVSTYVPQEGHLRSYIYQYDLAILPANPLQQKEIITSSIDSVYAGMQLAPDGKIYISAISRDGSTRYKSLSVIENPNRPGTDCNFVAEGITLQGSGAASYRGLVNVNQSFVDIPHFTYLNHCFGDSTTFTISNDANTDRWEWDFDGDDVMDTIAENPFNIFPSPGTFQVAVTEYLNNKPFTNSEPVVIYPLPVIDVGSGEDTIYKYPGAPFELNAGEGFDFYYWNDQPGGPTYIAYDTGLYQVMVIDSNCCYNVDRVWIYDSKIIIPNAFTPNGDGVNDFFKPLILTEGVKDFSMAIYNRWGQLIFETNDYMTGWNGNSNNNPSPTGVYIYMISYRVPVGIGEYKSETQKKHVTLLR; this is encoded by the coding sequence ATGAGAATTACCGCATTTGCCATTTTGTTGTTTTTTTCGCTGACGGTCAGCGCCCAGGATGATTGTGATTACATCCCTCCCAGGCAGGCCAATACCTGGTATTTTTATCTGAATGCAGGTATTGAATTCAATACGACTCCTGTTCCGTTAGGCAATAACACCCTGTTATCCGATGGTTTTACGAAAACAGCCGTATCGGTCCTGTGTGATGAGAGCGGAGACCTTTTGTTATTCTCCGATGGTGAGAGGGTCTGGAATTCAAATTTCCAGGAACTAACCTACAGTTATGTTTCCAAACTTTCCGGGAGCAACGATTGCAGCCAGTCATCCCTCTTCATCCCCAATCCGGATCCCACCAATCCTTATTGTTATCTTTTTACGGTTGACGTCCTGGATCCATTTCCACAGCCCTGGGCTTCAGACGGATTGCGCTATTCCATTATCAACATCCAAACCGGTCATGCTCAATTTCCGAACATTCAACTGAAACCAAAAGCTGCCGAAAAGCTGACAGGGGTTCGTCATGGCAACGGTATGGATTACTGGGCGATTGCACACGGCTATGATGTCAGCGGGGGAGAATCGGATGTTTTTTATTCCTACCTGATCACAGAGGAAGGAGTGACAGAAAATCCCGTTACATCCAAAGAGGGACTTGCTCACGATGGCATTCCCGGAGATCAGAATTCAGTTGGTTATATGAAGGCCGCACCGGATGGTTCAAAACTGGCAGTGGCCATTTTTGGAAAGGATGTGGTCGAACTGTTCGATTTCGATAACCAAACTGGCAGGGTGGGGGAGGATTTCCGGTTCACATCTGATAAGGTCGATGATGCATTTTGCCTGGAGTTCTCGCCCGATGGATCCAAATTGTACGTATCGACCTACGTGCCCCAGGAAGGACACCTCAGATCGTATATCTATCAGTACGATCTTGCAATATTGCCTGCAAATCCTCTCCAGCAGAAAGAGATCATCACATCTTCCATTGACAGTGTTTACGCCGGAATGCAGCTCGCGCCCGACGGGAAAATTTATATCAGCGCCATCAGCAGGGATGGGTCAACACGTTACAAATCCCTGAGTGTCATTGAGAATCCGAACAGACCAGGGACTGATTGTAACTTTGTTGCGGAAGGAATTACCTTACAGGGTAGCGGTGCAGCTTCTTACAGGGGACTGGTCAACGTGAACCAGAGCTTTGTGGACATCCCGCATTTTACCTATCTGAATCACTGCTTTGGTGATTCGACCACGTTCACCATATCGAACGATGCCAATACGGACAGGTGGGAATGGGACTTTGATGGCGATGATGTGATGGACACCATCGCTGAGAATCCTTTCAACATCTTTCCTTCCCCCGGGACCTTCCAGGTCGCAGTGACTGAATATTTGAACAATAAGCCTTTTACAAATTCCGAACCTGTGGTTATTTACCCTCTCCCGGTCATTGATGTCGGGAGCGGGGAGGATACGATCTACAAATATCCCGGTGCACCTTTTGAGCTGAATGCGGGTGAAGGCTTTGATTTTTATTACTGGAACGATCAACCCGGTGGTCCTACGTATATTGCTTATGACACAGGGCTTTACCAGGTAATGGTCATCGATTCGAATTGTTGTTATAATGTTGACAGGGTATGGATTTACGATTCGAAGATCATAATCCCGAATGCCTTCACCCCAAACGGAGATGGCGTAAACGATTTTTTCAAACCTTTGATATTGACCGAAGGGGTAAAGGATTTTTCCATGGCGATCTATAACCGCTGGGGACAGCTCATCTTTGAAAC